One window of the Thunnus albacares chromosome 3, fThuAlb1.1, whole genome shotgun sequence genome contains the following:
- the LOC122976473 gene encoding uncharacterized protein LOC122976473 produces MLIQQLNTPEGQNDWGVTYTSTHICALKGSTVDINCTYRYPSRINDHDNTVEKTFWFTKESNDVYLDLRTDSEYSGRVQYHCDKNDCTLRITDLRESDSAEYKFMFITNQPGGRFTGSPGVTLTVTDLQVQVIRSTDYQSYTWAELKCHSSCRLPDHASYIWYKDGQEIRRETSSSYSVYFYPANSFSCAVEGHEDFPSLSVLVQGQNDWGVTYASTQIWALKGSTVDINCTYRYPSRVNDHDNEVERTFWFTKLSNKEPVDLRTDSEYSDLQVQVIRSTACKVHTCVRAELKCHSSCHLDDRPSYI; encoded by the exons ATGCTAATCCAGCAGCTAAATACACCTG agggtcagaatgactggggagtgacttacacttctacTCACATCTGTGCCTTGAAAGGATCAACAGTGGACATAAACTGCACCTACAGATACCCATCCAGAATAAATGACCATGATAATACAGTTGAGAAAACATTCTGGTTTACAAAGGAGAGTAATGATGTGTATTTGGATCTGAGAACAGACTCAGAGTattcaggtcgtgttcagtatcactgtgataagaacgactgcactctgagaatcacagacctgagagagagcgactcagctgaATACAAGTTCATGTTCATAACAAACCAACCAGGAGGGAGATTTACTGgttcacctggagtcactttgactgtcacag ATCTCCAGGTGCAGGTGATCAGATCAACAGACTATCAGTCTTATACCTGGGCAGAGCTGAAGTGTCACAGCAGTTGTCGTCTACCTGACCATGCTtcctacatctggtacaagGATGGACAGGAAATCAGGAGAGAAACATCTTCTTCTTATTCAGTCTACTTCTATCCAGCAAACAGCTTTTCCTGTGCTGTTGAAGGACATGAGGATTTCCCCTCTCTTTCAGTTT tggtacaGGGTCAGAATGACTGGGGAGTGACTTACGCTTCTACTCAGATCTGGGCCttaaaaggatcaacagtggACATAAACTGCACCTACAGATACCCATCCAGAGTAAATGACCATGATAATGAAGTTGAGAGAACATTCTGGTTTACTAAATTGAGTAATAAAGAACCTGTGGATCTGAGAACAGACTCAGAGTattcag ATCTCCAGGTGCAGGTGATCAGATCAACAGCCTGCAAAGTTCATACCTGTGTTCGGGCAGAGCTGAAGTGTCACAGCAGTTGTCATCTAGATGATCGTCCTTCCTACATCTGA